One Streptomyces coeruleorubidus DNA segment encodes these proteins:
- a CDS encoding GTP-binding protein, giving the protein MAGSDVATDASSAPDTVKILIAGGFGVGKTTMVGSVSEIVPLRTEEPLTMAGLGVDDLDGIEEKRATTVALDFGRITISRDLVLYLFGTPGQQRFWFMWNDLALGALGAVVLVDVRRPESSFAAIDFFERRGIPFVVGVNGFHGEHPYPPEDIRDALAVPEHVQVLLCDARERESCRDVLIALIDQLIATAVQA; this is encoded by the coding sequence TTGGCCGGCTCTGACGTCGCCACCGACGCGTCCTCGGCACCCGACACGGTCAAGATCCTCATCGCCGGCGGCTTCGGCGTGGGCAAGACCACCATGGTCGGGTCGGTCAGCGAGATCGTCCCGCTGCGCACCGAGGAACCCCTGACCATGGCCGGTCTGGGCGTCGACGACCTGGACGGGATCGAGGAGAAGCGGGCCACCACCGTGGCCCTGGACTTCGGCCGGATCACCATCAGCCGGGACCTGGTGCTGTACCTGTTCGGTACGCCGGGGCAGCAGCGGTTCTGGTTCATGTGGAACGACCTGGCCCTCGGCGCGCTCGGCGCCGTGGTCCTGGTCGACGTCCGCAGACCCGAGTCCAGCTTCGCCGCGATCGACTTCTTCGAACGCCGGGGCATCCCGTTCGTCGTCGGGGTCAACGGCTTCCACGGCGAACACCCGTATCCGCCCGAGGACATCAGGGACGCGCTCGCGGTGCCGGAGCACGTGCAGGTGCTGCTGTGCGACGCGCGGGAGAGGGAGTCGTGCCGGGACGTGCTGATCGCCCTGATCGACCAGCTGATCGCTACGGCGGTGCAGGCCTGA
- a CDS encoding roadblock/LC7 domain-containing protein: MTPPIPATHTQLDQLLTGLVERVADVNQAVVLSEDGLVVSKSTGFLRDDAERLAATASGLMSLSKGVSMDFRGGPVRQALIEMANSYLILTSAGPGAHLVVLTGPGADVGVVAYQMNMLVKKIGEHLSAAPRGMAGPVVDPGV, translated from the coding sequence ATGACACCCCCCATCCCCGCCACGCACACCCAGCTCGACCAGCTGCTGACCGGACTCGTGGAGCGGGTCGCCGATGTGAACCAGGCCGTGGTGCTGTCCGAGGACGGCCTGGTGGTCAGCAAGTCCACCGGATTCCTGCGCGACGACGCCGAGCGGCTCGCGGCGACCGCGTCCGGGCTGATGAGCCTCAGCAAGGGCGTCAGCATGGACTTCCGGGGCGGTCCGGTGCGCCAGGCGCTCATCGAGATGGCCAACAGCTATCTGATCCTCACCTCCGCCGGTCCCGGCGCCCACCTGGTCGTGCTCACGGGGCCGGGCGCGGACGTCGGTGTGGTGGCGTACCAGATGAACATGCTGGTGAAGAAGATCGGCGAGCACCTCAGCGCGGCACCGCGGGGCATGGCCGGTCCCGTCGTCGACCCCGGCGTGTGA
- the mgtA gene encoding magnesium-translocating P-type ATPase: protein MACETAGGTTLEVLRRLESGPRGLTETEAAARLVTRGENTLPQRRTPSWPRRCAHALRDPFTAVLLCLGLVSAAVASWGTAVVILALVAVSCVLRASGEHRADRSMAALRELVAGTATVLRRGTAQELPRPREVPVTDLVPGDVLRLGPGDLVPADVRLLRARGLTVHQAALTGESAPVDKRAVEGPAGSGEPDDSPLCFQGSTVATGTATAVVVATGDGTRFAAAHRQPAARREGGAFDRSVHGISWVLIRFMLLTPPLVLMANAALRGRGLETLPFAVAVAVGLTPEMLPVIVTTCLARGAALLARTHGVIVKRLPALHDLGAVDVLCVDKTGTLTQDRPVVERSLDPAGRDDPEVLRWAAVGAWWTLQLAELPAPDALDEALLETAGPVGEEYDGVDAVPFDPVRRFSTAVVRGSLGRHTVVVTGAAEAVVERCTTEPGERDRLLALAAREADAGLRVLAVATADRPAGASGPGARGLIFRGLVTFRDALAPTAAEALRGLADRGVTVKVLTGDHPATAARACRELGLDPGEVRTAAQLEDNEAAGEATVVARCTPQDKARVVAALRAAGHTVGFLGDGVNDVAALRAADVGLAPRSAVGAARESADVVLAEKDLTAIGHAITAGRHASGNIASYLRVTLSSNLGNVVAMLAAGLLLPFLPMLPAQVLAQNLCFDAAQLAFAHDRPGAAALRGPAVLRPRSFLRFVTGFGLLNAVADLATFAILAFALDGPDAVDDEAVFHSAWFTENLLTQALVMLLLRTGRRVEGSRTPGPVALAAAGLAAVGLLLPPSPLGAALGMTVLPAAYYLLPAVVLGLYALALTAARARHARRQP, encoded by the coding sequence ATGGCCTGTGAGACCGCCGGGGGCACCACCCTGGAGGTGCTGCGGCGGCTGGAGTCGGGGCCCCGGGGGCTGACCGAGACCGAGGCAGCGGCGAGGCTGGTCACCCGCGGCGAGAACACCCTGCCGCAGCGGCGTACGCCGTCCTGGCCCCGCCGGTGCGCGCACGCCCTGCGCGACCCCTTCACCGCGGTCCTGCTCTGCCTCGGCTTGGTCTCCGCCGCCGTCGCCTCCTGGGGCACCGCCGTGGTGATCCTCGCCCTGGTCGCGGTCAGCTGCGTGCTGCGCGCGAGCGGGGAGCACCGGGCCGACCGCTCCATGGCCGCCCTGCGCGAACTGGTCGCCGGCACGGCCACGGTGCTGCGGCGCGGCACAGCCCAGGAGTTGCCGCGTCCCCGCGAGGTGCCGGTCACCGACCTGGTCCCCGGCGACGTCCTCCGCCTCGGCCCCGGTGACCTCGTCCCGGCAGACGTACGACTGCTGCGCGCACGCGGCCTCACGGTGCACCAGGCGGCGCTCACCGGCGAGTCGGCGCCGGTGGACAAGAGGGCGGTGGAGGGGCCGGCCGGATCCGGTGAACCCGACGACTCCCCGCTGTGTTTCCAGGGCAGTACCGTCGCCACGGGCACCGCCACCGCCGTCGTGGTCGCGACCGGGGACGGGACCCGGTTCGCCGCCGCTCACCGGCAGCCGGCGGCACGCCGGGAGGGCGGGGCCTTCGACCGGTCCGTGCACGGCATCTCCTGGGTGCTGATCCGGTTCATGCTGCTGACGCCGCCCCTCGTGCTGATGGCGAACGCCGCGCTGCGCGGACGCGGTCTGGAGACACTGCCCTTCGCCGTCGCGGTCGCCGTCGGGCTGACGCCCGAGATGCTGCCGGTGATCGTCACCACCTGCCTGGCCCGGGGCGCCGCGCTGCTCGCCCGCACCCACGGTGTGATCGTCAAACGGCTGCCCGCGCTGCACGACCTGGGCGCGGTCGACGTGCTGTGCGTCGACAAGACCGGCACCCTCACCCAGGACCGGCCGGTCGTCGAACGGTCCCTCGACCCGGCCGGCCGGGACGACCCGGAGGTGCTGCGCTGGGCCGCCGTCGGCGCCTGGTGGACCCTCCAGCTCGCCGAACTGCCCGCGCCCGACGCCCTCGACGAGGCCCTGCTGGAGACGGCCGGGCCGGTGGGTGAGGAGTACGACGGGGTGGACGCCGTGCCGTTCGACCCGGTACGGCGTTTCTCCACGGCGGTGGTACGCGGCTCCCTCGGGCGCCACACCGTCGTCGTCACCGGCGCCGCCGAGGCCGTGGTGGAGCGCTGTACGACGGAGCCCGGCGAACGCGACCGGCTGCTGGCGCTCGCCGCCCGGGAGGCGGACGCCGGGCTGCGGGTGCTGGCCGTCGCGACGGCGGACCGCCCGGCCGGTGCGTCCGGGCCCGGCGCACGGGGCCTGATCTTCCGGGGCCTGGTGACCTTCCGGGACGCCCTCGCCCCGACCGCCGCCGAGGCCCTGCGCGGCCTGGCCGACCGTGGCGTCACCGTGAAGGTCCTCACCGGCGACCATCCGGCCACCGCGGCCCGGGCCTGCCGGGAACTCGGCCTGGATCCGGGGGAGGTACGGACCGCCGCGCAACTGGAGGACAACGAGGCCGCCGGTGAGGCGACCGTCGTCGCCCGCTGCACCCCGCAGGACAAGGCCCGTGTCGTCGCCGCCCTGCGCGCCGCCGGGCACACCGTCGGGTTCCTCGGCGACGGGGTGAACGACGTGGCCGCGCTGCGCGCCGCCGATGTCGGACTCGCGCCCCGCTCGGCCGTCGGCGCGGCGCGGGAGAGCGCCGACGTCGTTCTCGCCGAGAAGGACCTCACCGCGATCGGCCACGCGATCACCGCAGGCCGGCACGCGAGCGGCAACATCGCTTCGTATCTGCGCGTCACGCTCTCCTCCAACCTGGGCAACGTCGTCGCGATGCTCGCCGCGGGCCTGCTGCTGCCCTTCCTGCCGATGCTCCCGGCCCAGGTGCTCGCCCAGAACCTGTGCTTCGACGCGGCCCAGCTCGCCTTCGCCCACGACCGACCCGGCGCGGCGGCGCTGCGCGGTCCGGCCGTGCTGCGGCCGCGCTCCTTCCTCCGGTTCGTCACCGGCTTCGGCCTGCTCAACGCGGTCGCCGACCTCGCCACCTTCGCCATCCTCGCCTTCGCGCTCGACGGCCCCGACGCCGTCGACGACGAAGCCGTCTTCCACTCCGCCTGGTTCACCGAGAACCTGCTCACCCAGGCCCTGGTGATGCTGCTCCTGCGCACCGGCCGGCGTGTCGAGGGCAGCCGTACGCCCGGCCCGGTCGCTCTCGCGGCGGCCGGTCTCGCCGCCGTCGGCCTGCTGCTGCCGCCGAGCCCCCTCGGCGCGGCCCTCGGCATGACGGTCCTGCCGGCCGCGTACTACCTGCTGCCGGCCGTCGTCCTCGGCCTGTACGCGCTGGCCCTGACGGCGGCCCGGGCCCGGCACGCGCGGCGTCAGCCGTAG
- a CDS encoding DUF742 domain-containing protein has product MGGGDSAGRLVRPFALTGGRTRPSRADFTLIATVTAVDPQPAAAARCQPEHTRILRLCAEPMAVAELAARLDLPVSVVAILLCDLLEAGRITVRPPRLVSRTTPDLDLLKKVRDGLGRL; this is encoded by the coding sequence GTGGGCGGAGGCGACTCGGCGGGGCGGCTCGTACGGCCGTTCGCGCTGACCGGTGGCCGGACCCGGCCCAGCCGCGCCGACTTCACGCTCATCGCGACGGTGACCGCGGTCGATCCGCAGCCCGCCGCGGCGGCCCGGTGCCAGCCCGAGCACACCCGGATCCTCCGGCTGTGCGCCGAGCCGATGGCCGTGGCGGAGCTGGCCGCCCGGCTCGACCTGCCGGTGAGCGTGGTCGCCATCCTGCTCTGCGACCTGCTGGAGGCGGGCCGGATCACCGTCCGTCCGCCGCGCCTCGTCTCCCGTACCACTCCGGACCTGGACCTGCTGAAGAAAGTGAGGGACGGCCTTGGCCGGCTCTGA
- a CDS encoding sensor histidine kinase, with translation MSRRTGARRRLGSIRLSLVLLALVPSVTLAAMWGVTTIQMFSEGLRLRDQTELSRSTGAMGTDTTLALQRERSLSAAWLASPHGSRAALDAQREETDAAVAKLVGQADAIEKAPSRVSDRLYSVLGSVGSLEYYRDQVDDPTDITPQQALDQYSSIIDDQIHAFQELSQVDDGDLTSQAGPLVGLEHAAELVSREDAQLTLAWPSGHLDDKAWVQFAELVNTRRWLVKDQVVPQLTGGAKTQTERILASPQWQTLEAIEDQVLAARNSTAAADRIALPDTQKRWNAAMDKLSEQYASLIRQQTTGLLERSADKADSLLIKAGILSAGGLLALLVCVGMSWRITRSLSRRLRGLRRAAVSLAQERLPDVVARLERGETVDPESATTPLDYGHDELGQVAEAFNTAQRTAVHTAVELADTRRGFQKIILGIARQSQNLVNLQLSKLDTLEREHSDPDILKGLYELDSTASQLRRYEENLVIVSGERPGRSWTEPVALIDILRSAVGEVAEYQRVEVHTEEEVYLAPPAVADVIHLLAELIDNATAYSPAPSPVTVRAGIVAKGLAVEVEDRGLGMSEEDYASFNEQLAVPPQFDVVALADDLRLGMFVIAQLARRHGIAVTLRSSPYGGTTAIVLIPHDIVVREIPEAGAPDARDAKDMAGANGLAVPAGPRGAGGGRTTAGGAKNGQSPVDDGRSAVDVAGSVDGRSPVGVDPAVGGKEHAEVSESAAASQGAAGAEMPERAGRTAGSASGSRTASATTSAVPAAASAGRALIPRRDGLAPLPRRVPQTSLVEELREESAPAGDDGSPDDFTAEAAASSLAGFQRGTLRARDDDAEPPFDEDAAAPLRQAAADPVPSTPPADR, from the coding sequence ATGTCTCGACGGACAGGTGCCCGGCGCCGTCTCGGTTCCATACGCCTCTCCCTGGTGCTCCTGGCCCTGGTGCCCAGCGTCACCCTCGCCGCCATGTGGGGCGTGACGACCATCCAGATGTTCTCGGAGGGGCTTCGGCTGCGTGACCAGACGGAGCTGAGCCGGTCCACCGGCGCCATGGGCACCGACACGACGCTCGCCCTCCAGCGGGAACGCAGCCTGTCGGCGGCCTGGCTGGCCTCGCCGCACGGTTCCCGGGCCGCCCTCGACGCACAGCGCGAGGAGACCGACGCGGCCGTCGCGAAGCTGGTCGGGCAGGCGGACGCGATCGAGAAGGCGCCCTCCCGCGTCTCGGACCGGCTGTACTCGGTGCTGGGCTCGGTGGGCAGCCTGGAGTACTACCGGGACCAGGTGGACGACCCGACCGACATCACCCCCCAGCAGGCGCTGGACCAGTACTCCTCGATCATCGACGACCAGATCCACGCCTTCCAGGAGCTCTCCCAGGTCGACGACGGCGACCTCACCTCGCAGGCCGGTCCCCTGGTCGGGCTGGAGCACGCCGCGGAGCTGGTCTCCCGGGAGGACGCGCAGCTGACGCTCGCCTGGCCGTCCGGGCATCTCGACGACAAGGCCTGGGTGCAGTTCGCGGAGCTGGTGAACACCCGTCGCTGGCTGGTCAAGGACCAGGTCGTGCCCCAGCTGACCGGCGGTGCCAAGACACAGACCGAGCGGATCCTGGCGAGCCCGCAGTGGCAGACGCTCGAGGCCATCGAGGACCAGGTGCTGGCGGCCCGCAATTCCACCGCCGCCGCGGACCGGATCGCCCTGCCGGACACCCAGAAGCGGTGGAACGCCGCCATGGACAAGCTGTCCGAGCAGTACGCGAGCCTGATCCGGCAGCAGACGACGGGCCTGCTCGAACGCAGTGCCGACAAGGCGGACAGCCTGCTGATCAAGGCGGGGATCCTGAGCGCCGGCGGGCTGCTCGCGCTGCTGGTGTGCGTCGGCATGTCCTGGCGGATCACCCGCTCGCTGTCCCGGCGGCTGCGCGGTCTGCGCCGGGCCGCCGTCAGCCTCGCGCAGGAGCGGCTGCCGGACGTGGTGGCGCGGCTGGAGCGGGGCGAGACGGTCGACCCGGAGTCGGCGACGACCCCGCTGGACTACGGCCACGACGAACTCGGCCAGGTGGCCGAGGCGTTCAACACCGCCCAGCGCACGGCCGTGCACACCGCGGTCGAACTCGCCGACACCCGGCGGGGCTTCCAGAAGATCATCCTGGGCATCGCGCGGCAGAGCCAGAACCTGGTCAACCTCCAGCTGAGCAAGCTCGACACGCTGGAACGCGAGCACTCCGACCCCGACATCCTCAAGGGCCTTTACGAACTGGACTCCACGGCCAGCCAGTTGCGCCGCTACGAGGAGAACCTCGTCATCGTCAGCGGCGAACGGCCCGGCCGCAGCTGGACCGAGCCGGTCGCGCTGATCGACATCCTGCGCAGCGCGGTCGGCGAGGTCGCCGAGTACCAGCGGGTGGAGGTGCACACCGAGGAGGAGGTGTACCTCGCGCCGCCCGCGGTGGCCGACGTCATCCATCTGCTCGCCGAGCTCATCGACAACGCGACCGCGTACTCCCCCGCCCCGAGCCCCGTCACGGTGCGGGCCGGGATCGTCGCCAAGGGCCTGGCCGTCGAGGTCGAGGACCGCGGCCTCGGCATGTCGGAGGAGGACTACGCGTCCTTCAACGAACAGCTCGCGGTGCCCCCGCAGTTCGACGTGGTGGCGCTCGCCGACGACCTGCGGCTCGGCATGTTCGTGATCGCCCAGCTGGCCCGCCGGCACGGCATCGCCGTCACCCTGCGCTCGTCGCCGTACGGCGGGACCACGGCGATCGTGCTGATACCGCACGACATCGTGGTGCGGGAGATCCCCGAGGCCGGTGCGCCGGACGCGCGGGACGCCAAGGACATGGCCGGCGCGAACGGCCTGGCCGTCCCCGCCGGCCCGAGAGGGGCGGGCGGCGGCCGGACGACCGCTGGCGGTGCGAAGAACGGGCAGAGCCCGGTGGACGACGGGCGGAGTGCTGTGGACGTAGCGGGTTCGGTCGACGGGCGGAGCCCGGTGGGGGTCGATCCGGCCGTAGGTGGCAAGGAGCACGCCGAGGTGTCGGAGAGTGCCGCGGCGTCGCAGGGTGCCGCGGGAGCCGAGATGCCGGAGCGCGCCGGACGCACCGCCGGGTCCGCAAGCGGGTCCCGGACCGCCTCCGCCACCACGTCCGCCGTTCCCGCCGCCGCTTCCGCCGGCCGTGCGCTCATCCCCCGCCGGGACGGTCTCGCCCCGCTCCCCCGCCGGGTACCGCAGACCAGCCTGGTGGAGGAACTGCGCGAGGAGTCCGCGCCCGCCGGCGACGACGGCTCCCCCGACGACTTCACCGCGGAAGCGGCCGCCTCCTCCCTGGCCGGTTTCCAGCGCGGCACGCTCCGGGCCCGTGACGACGACGCCGAGCCCCCGTTCGACGAGGACGCGGCCGCCCCACTCCGGCAGGCCGCCGCCGATCCCGTCCCCTCGACTCCGCCCGCCGACCGCTGA
- a CDS encoding ABC transporter permease, translated as MNVLNFVNAFFSDSAHWHGYDGIPQRLFEHVQYSLLALALAAAIGLPVGLLTGHTGRGGNALAFIATAARALPSFGLLVLIVIVMGFGLLPVMIPLVILAVPPILVTTYEAVRSVDPSPVDAARGMGMRESRILFQVELPVALPLILSGLRSAAIQIVSTATIAAYVSLGGLGRYIVDGLYQRDYEKVVGGATLVAVLALGTLALFWAAGRLVVSPGVRRR; from the coding sequence GTGAACGTACTGAACTTCGTCAACGCCTTCTTCAGCGACAGCGCCCACTGGCACGGCTACGACGGCATCCCGCAACGCCTGTTCGAACACGTCCAGTACTCACTGCTGGCCCTCGCCCTCGCCGCCGCGATCGGCCTGCCCGTCGGCCTGCTGACCGGGCACACCGGGCGGGGCGGCAACGCCCTCGCCTTCATCGCCACCGCCGCCCGCGCGCTGCCCAGTTTCGGCCTACTGGTACTCATCGTCATCGTGATGGGTTTCGGCCTGCTGCCCGTGATGATCCCGCTGGTCATCCTCGCCGTCCCGCCGATCCTGGTGACCACCTACGAGGCGGTCCGCTCCGTCGACCCCTCCCCGGTGGACGCCGCCCGGGGCATGGGCATGCGGGAGTCGCGGATTCTTTTCCAGGTCGAACTGCCGGTGGCGCTGCCGCTGATCCTGAGCGGCCTGCGCTCGGCGGCCATCCAGATCGTGTCGACGGCCACCATCGCAGCGTACGTCAGCCTGGGCGGCCTCGGCCGGTACATCGTCGACGGGCTCTACCAGCGGGACTACGAGAAGGTGGTGGGCGGCGCCACGCTGGTGGCCGTCCTGGCGCTCGGCACGCTGGCGCTGTTCTGGGCGGCGGGCCGCCTGGTCGTGTCGCCGGGTGTCCGCAGACGCTGA
- a CDS encoding substrate-binding domain-containing protein: MNTPPPPHTSARLTRVAALVSAVCLLVAGCSVLGASDDGSDADPVGGPGGGMKVALVTHGGKGDAFWDLVRRGAEAAAAKDGIDLTYASDSDATAQAALVRDAVRDKVDGIAVTLAKPAAMRGPIARARAAGIPVVGLNSGIDAWRPAGLLEYFGQDESVAGRAVGDKLDELRAKHALCVVHERGNVALEARCAGVRKTFDGDTDNLYVDGSDMNAVTATIASRLRQDSSIDEVVTLGAQYGLSAVKAVEQAGSRAKVATFDLDKNLVKAVQGGDVQFAVDQQPYLQGYLAVDALWLYRTNGNVSGGGTAPVLTGPAFVTRSNVSTVARFAAAGTR; this comes from the coding sequence ATGAACACTCCTCCCCCGCCGCACACCTCCGCGAGACTCACCCGTGTCGCGGCCCTGGTGTCCGCCGTGTGTCTGCTGGTGGCCGGCTGCTCCGTCCTCGGCGCGAGTGACGACGGGTCGGACGCGGACCCGGTGGGCGGGCCGGGCGGCGGGATGAAGGTCGCCCTGGTCACGCACGGCGGCAAGGGCGACGCCTTCTGGGACCTGGTGCGCAGGGGCGCCGAGGCGGCGGCAGCCAAGGACGGCATCGACCTGACGTACGCCAGCGACTCCGACGCGACCGCGCAGGCCGCGCTGGTGCGGGACGCGGTCCGCGACAAGGTCGACGGCATCGCGGTGACGCTGGCCAAGCCGGCGGCGATGCGGGGCCCGATCGCCCGGGCCAGGGCGGCCGGCATACCCGTCGTCGGGCTCAACTCCGGCATCGACGCCTGGCGGCCGGCGGGCCTGCTGGAGTACTTCGGCCAGGACGAGTCCGTCGCCGGCCGGGCCGTCGGCGACAAGCTGGACGAACTCAGGGCCAAGCACGCCCTGTGCGTGGTGCACGAGCGAGGCAACGTCGCGCTGGAGGCCCGCTGTGCCGGCGTGCGGAAGACGTTCGACGGCGACACCGACAACCTGTACGTGGACGGCAGCGACATGAACGCGGTGACCGCCACGATCGCCTCCCGGCTGCGGCAGGACTCCAGCATCGACGAGGTCGTCACCCTGGGCGCCCAGTACGGGCTCAGCGCGGTCAAGGCCGTCGAGCAGGCCGGCAGCAGAGCCAAGGTCGCCACGTTCGACCTCGACAAGAACCTGGTCAAGGCGGTGCAGGGCGGCGACGTGCAGTTCGCCGTGGACCAACAGCCCTACCTCCAGGGCTACCTCGCGGTGGACGCCCTGTGGCTGTACCGGACCAACGGCAACGTCAGCGGCGGCGGGACGGCTCCGGTGCTCACCGGTCCGGCGTTCGTGACGAGGTCCAACGTGTCCACGGTGGCACGGTTCGCCGCCGCCGGGACCCGGTGA
- a CDS encoding ArsR/SmtB family transcription factor yields the protein MVAAGSGFEDPPADVLAQAAAAFGLLASPARLHIVWALAQGESDVTGLAERVGGALPAVSQHLTKLKLAGLVGSRREGRRQVYYVDDPDIVDVVRLMVGRLTDRAAPPRRRLHGL from the coding sequence GTGGTGGCAGCCGGCAGTGGCTTCGAGGACCCGCCCGCCGACGTGCTCGCCCAGGCGGCCGCGGCCTTCGGGCTGCTGGCCTCGCCCGCCCGGCTGCACATCGTCTGGGCGCTGGCCCAGGGCGAGAGCGACGTGACCGGGCTCGCCGAGCGGGTCGGCGGCGCGCTGCCCGCGGTCAGCCAGCACCTCACCAAGCTGAAGCTGGCCGGACTCGTCGGCTCCCGCCGCGAGGGCCGTCGCCAGGTGTACTACGTCGACGACCCCGACATCGTCGACGTCGTACGGCTCATGGTGGGCAGACTCACCGACCGCGCCGCACCGCCGCGCCGCCGCCTCCATGGCCTGTGA
- a CDS encoding ABC transporter substrate-binding protein encodes MTSTAKNGRSRTRHTGAATVALTAAAALLAGCSSGDTSDNPLAGEKAKAGTVVVGSNNFAESTLLADIYGEALKAKGIKVTYKHNIGSRETTYGLMKNGSVTVLPEYNGSLLAYLDPKAEQKSAEAVNAAVKAKLDKKLTLLQSSPAEDKDSVTVNAETAKKYQLTSSSTLADLKDAAPDLVIGGSPEFQTRHQGLVGLKSVYGLEFKSFKALDAGGPLTQAALTRNTVQAADIFTTDPTIVKEKFVVLKDPENLFGFANVTPLVNKSGLSQKGVDALDAVSAKLDTKTLLDLDAQVQLEKKDPLDVAKAWLKSAGLD; translated from the coding sequence ATGACTTCTACCGCGAAGAACGGCAGGTCCAGGACGAGGCACACCGGCGCGGCGACCGTCGCGCTCACCGCCGCTGCGGCGCTGCTCGCGGGCTGTTCGTCCGGTGACACCTCCGACAATCCCCTGGCGGGCGAGAAGGCGAAGGCCGGCACCGTCGTCGTCGGCTCCAACAACTTCGCCGAGAGCACCCTGCTCGCCGACATCTACGGCGAGGCGCTCAAGGCCAAGGGCATCAAGGTCACCTACAAGCACAACATCGGCAGCCGTGAGACGACGTACGGCCTGATGAAGAACGGCTCCGTCACCGTGCTGCCGGAGTACAACGGCTCGCTGCTGGCCTACCTGGACCCCAAGGCCGAGCAGAAGTCCGCCGAGGCGGTGAACGCGGCCGTCAAGGCCAAGCTCGACAAGAAGCTGACGCTGCTTCAGTCGTCGCCCGCCGAGGACAAGGACTCGGTCACCGTCAACGCCGAGACCGCCAAGAAGTACCAGCTCACGTCCTCCTCCACCCTCGCGGACCTCAAGGACGCCGCCCCGGACCTGGTGATCGGCGGTTCGCCCGAGTTCCAGACCCGGCACCAGGGACTGGTGGGCCTGAAGTCCGTGTACGGTCTGGAGTTCAAGTCGTTCAAGGCGCTCGACGCGGGCGGCCCGCTGACCCAGGCGGCGCTGACCAGGAACACCGTGCAGGCCGCGGACATCTTCACCACGGACCCGACCATCGTGAAGGAGAAGTTCGTCGTCCTGAAGGACCCGGAGAACCTCTTCGGGTTCGCGAACGTGACTCCGCTGGTCAACAAGAGCGGGCTCTCCCAGAAGGGCGTCGACGCGCTCGACGCGGTCTCGGCCAAGCTCGACACGAAGACGCTCCTCGACCTGGACGCGCAGGTGCAGCTCGAGAAGAAGGACCCGCTCGACGTGGCCAAGGCGTGGCTGAAGTCGGCGGGTCTGGACTGA